The following is a genomic window from Vibrio cyclitrophicus.
AACCACCTGTCCAACCCATTAGGTAAACTGCACCGTCGTAACCAACAAATGAGATGATACCTGCCATTGAGATGAATGATGCTGCCGACATCCAGTCAGCCGCTGTCGCCATACCATTGGCTACTGGGTGTACACCGCCGCCGGCTACGTAGAACTCACTGGTTGACCCTGCACGAGCCCAGATTGCGATGCCGATATATACTGCAAAAGTAATACCGACGAGAATAAACGTCCAAGTTTGAATATCCATGTTCTAGCCTCTAGTCTTCCTGTACGTTGTATTTTTTGTCGAGCGCATTCATGCGAACAACGTAAATAAATATCAGCGCCACGAAGGTGTATATCGAACCTTGCTGAGCGAACCAAAAGCCTAGCTTGAACCCGCCAAACTGAACGGTATTGAGGGCATCCACAAATAAGATGCCAGCGCCGTAAGACACTGCAAACCAAACCGCGAGCAGTGTTCCCATAATTCCCAAGTTTTCCTTCCAGTAGGCTTGAGCATGTTCCGTAGATTCGAACGCCATTGCCTTCTCCTTTATTCCGTTTTCGTAGAAACCGTTTTTGTAAAATAGCCGTGTTAACGTAATGTTACGATTTAGAATGTAGCAAGGATAAGTCAAGGGATCTGTGCAACTTTAGTCTGGACGGTATTGAGACTAAAGTGCTGAAATATGGGGGCTAGAGGGCATAACCATAGAAAAGTGTGATGTTGCAATGTTGTTAAATTAGCCAAAGGTCTAACAAAATAGAGCGAATTAGAGTGCGAGTCATAAAATTTAACAACTAAATCACCGATAAATGGTATTTAGTCCTGCATATGACACGAAGCGAAACATAAGTTTGTTATAGTATCTAAGGCACTTTCACCGACCGTGCTCTGCTAAACGGCAGAAGATCAACAGGCTTAAAGCTCGGGTTTATTATTTGGGGGAACGAATTGGACGCAATAACTATCAACCACTTATTCTTAACTGGTGCTGTACTCATCGCCATCAGTGTACTCTTCTCGCAAGTGTCCTCTCGATTGGGCGTACCTATTCTTTTGATCTTCCTTTTCGTTGGCATGTTAGCCGGTGAAGATGGTCCCGGTGGCATCAATTTTGATGATTACTCTCTGACATACTTAGTGAGTAACTTGGCTCTTGCCGTGATCTTGCTAGATGGCGGTATGCGAACTAAGGTGGCGAGTTTCAAGGTTGCTTTTTGGCCATCGCTCTCCCTAGCAACGATAGGCGTGGCATGTACTGCAACCTTAACGGGCTTAATGGCCGCATGGCTGTTTGAGCTGTCACTGATGCAGGGGATTTTGGTTGGGGCCATTGTAGGCTCAACCGATGCTGCGGCGGTATTCTCTTTACTTAAAGGGCAAAGTCTCAATGAGCGTGTAGGCTCAACCCTAGAGATTGAATCGGGTACCAACGATCCAATGGCCGTCTTCCTTACGGTAACCCTAATCGCGCTGTTAGGTAACCCCGAACCTGAAATGGGAATGAATTTCCTACTGAAAAGTTTCGCAATGCAGTTTGGTATCGGCACCCTTGTAGGTATCGGTGGCGGCTGGGTTTTATGGAGCCTAATCAATCGAGTTAAGTTGGCTGATGGTCTCTACTCTATTTTGGTGCTGAGTGGTGGCGTAGCGCTGTTTGCGTTCTCCAACATGCTTGGCGGCAGCGGTATTTTATCTATTTACTTAGTGGGCTTGTTCATCGGAAATCGTCCGACTCGCTCTCGACACTCTATTCTCAATGTTCTTGATGGCATGACGTGGCTTAGCCAAATCGTGATGTTCTTAGTGTTAGGTTTGTTGGTGACACCATCGACACTAATGGACATTGCGATACCGGCGCTTGCGCTTGCTTTCGGTATGATTTTGTTTGCTCGTCCAATCTCTGTTTGGCTCGGTTTATTGCCGTTTCGACGTTTTACCACCAAAGAGCGCTGGTTTGTTTCTTGGGTGGGTTTACGCGGTGCAGTGCCGATCATCTTGGCGGTTTTCCCGATGATGGCAGGCCTGCAAAATGCTCAGTTGTATTTCAATATTGCCTTCTTCGTGGTTATGGTTTCGCTGATTGTTCAGGGCGGCAGCTTAATGAAAGTCGCTAGACTCGCGAAAGTGACCTTACCGCCAACGCCGACACCGATTTCTCGTACCGGCATTGAGATCTACCCTACCAGTGAGTGGGAGATGTTTGTCTATAAGTTGAAAGAGGACAAGTGGTGTATTGGCGAACCGCTTAAACGCTTGTCTATGCCTGAAGGGACGCGAATTACCGCGTTATTTAGAAAAGATGCTTTGCTCCACCCATCGGGCAGTACCGTGTTAGAGGCGAATGATATCTTATGTGTACTTGGGCAAGATAAAGACCTAGATAGCTTAAGCGAACTGTTCAGTGAGGCTCCTTTGGCTGAAGATACCGCTCGATTCTTTGGCGACTTCTTCTTAGATGTTGGGCTATCGGTCGCTGCCGTCAGTGATTGTTATGGTATAGAGTTGGGTTCCGAGCAGGAGCGAGAAATGACGCTAAAACAATTGGTTGTTCAAGAGCTTGGTGCACACCCTGTATTGGGCGATAACTTCAAGTGGAATGGCATTAATTGGGTGGTGGCAGAGATAAATGATTATAAAGTCGTCAAGTTGGGTTTATGTTTGCCCAAGACGACTTTAGGAAAGGATATTGACGAAGTTTAATTGTGGACTTCTTGTAGCAAGATAACTGCTTGAGTTCGGTTTTTCACATCCAATTTACGGAAGATGGCTGTCATATGTGCTTTGATGGTCGCTTCCGAAACATTTAGTTCATACGCGATTTGCTTGTTAAGTAAGCCGTCAGAAAGCATCCCCAATACTTTGTATTGCTGAGGTGTCAGTGTGGAAATCTTTTCTGCAAGGTCGGTGCAGGCAGCATTATTGGTGATCAGTCCTTCAGGGAAGAACGGGTCGCCATTGAGCACTTGATTGAGTGCACTCACTAATTCGCGCATATCACTCGATTTTGGAATAAAGCCAAAAGCACCATGACTCTTCACTTGGCTGACGACGCTCGCTTCTTCACTGGCTGAAATCACGACTATAGGTAAGTCGGGGTATTCTGCGCGCAGTTGAATCAAGCCTGACATCCCATTCGCACCGGGCATTTTAAGGTCGAGAAGCAACAGATCGGGTTCATCTTCTTTTTTTAGTAGAGTCAGTAAGGCATCGAGAGAATCAGCCTCAAGCAGGTTCGCACCACTGATCGCCATATGAACTGACTGAAATAGGGCGTTGCGAAAAAGAGGGTGGTCATCAGCAATGATGATGGTATAGGTCGAGTCCATGACGTTCATACTTTTAACAATTTAGTTAATATTTATTATCATCCTGATTGAGTATGTGGACAATATTTATGCATTAAAAGTCTGAACCATATCGACTTTTATTGCCAGAACAGGAATCCGTTGCTTTCATTAACAAAAAAGCCGAGCAACCATCCCACTTAGGGAGAAGTTTACTCGGCTTTCAGGTTTACTTTATATAACTGAATAGCTTAGAAGTGGTCAGTTATTGCTTTCGTTACTGCTTTAGCAAGGTTATAGCTGGTGGTCTTGCATGTGTTTTAAGAATACATCTGCAGGCATAAAGCCAGTGACACGAGCATTTGGAACATGGTTACCCTCGCCATCCCAGAACTCTATAGTTGGCAAACCGAGCACTTGTAATTGTTTAAGCAGTTCAATGTCTTGAGGCATGTTTCTCGTCACGTCAGCCTGAAGCAGGACGAAATCAGAAAGCTTGTTCTCAACATCAGCTCGGTGGAAGGTGTACTTCTCAAACTCTTTACATGCCACACACCAATCGGCGTAGAAATCGAGCATCACTGGCTTTCCGAGTTTCTTGGCTTCGATGATCTGGATTTCTAACTCTTCAACCGTGTTGACGCGTGCAAATTGGATTTGTTGTTCAACCACAACGCTCTTTTCTGCGAACCAGTAATTCAATGCTGGTTGCGCTGAAGCGAACAGGCCGAGCATCGCGATGATGCCCACTGCGCTCTGTTTCCAGTCGCCGAATGGCAGTGCATTCTTGCTGTGGTAAAGCCAACCAAAGGCGATGAAGCCAAGGCCAGACCAAAGCACGGTTGCCCACAACTCAGGGATAATACGCTCTAGTAGGAAGATAGGTGCAGCCAGCAAGATAAAGCCAAATACTACCTTCACCTTGTCCATCCAGCTACCCGCTTTCGGCAGCAGCTTATTACCAAACACCGCAACCAAGATCAGTGGGATACCCATACCCATCGCTAAGGCATACAGAGCAATCGCACCCGTTAATAGGTCACCACTTTGAGCGACATACAGCAGCGCACCTGACAATGGAGCCGTGGTACAAGGTGAACACACCAAGCCAGAGATAGCACCCATCGCGAACACGCCCAAGGTATTACCACCTTGTTGCTTGTTACTTTGGTTGTTGAGCCAGGTTTGGATGCTGCTTGGCAGTTGCAGGTTATAAACGCCAAACATCGACATCGCTAAAGCCACGAACAGAACGCTTAGCGCGATTAGCACATAGGGGTGTTGCATGGCAGCTTGGAACTGCATACCCGCAGAGGCAACCACTAGACCTAATAAGGTGTAGGTTAACGCCATACCTTGCACATAGATGAAGGACAGCATCAGTGCACGGCCTTGGCTGAGCTTGCCACCACCTAATACGATACCCGTTAGAATTGGGTACATCGGCAGAACACACGGTGTAAAGGCTAAGCCAACACCAAGTGCTAAGAATAATAATGGCGTCCACCAACTGTCACCGAGCTTATCGGCTAGGCTCGCTTCTTTTGAAACGGGTGCGCTTGATTGTGGAGTGGTGTTATTGGCAACGTCTGCTTTTGGAGAAGCCTGTTGCATTGAAGCATCGGCCTCATTGTTAACAGCCGATGACTCTTGCGACACGGCATTGGCTTGAGAGTCGCTTGAACCTGAAGCCGTAAATGGCTCAATGTCGATGATTCGAGTTTCGGGTGGATAGCAGAAACCCGCATCCGCACAGCCTTGATACTTAACGACCAGCTTTGAGCCATCTTGGTAACTCTGTAGAGGAACTTGCACGAATAACGGCTGAGTATAAATGCTCACCTCACCGAAGAATTCATCTTGGTGTGGTTGGCCATCTTCCATTTCAACATTGCCGATAGCGAGATTCTGGCCAGTGAACGATAGGCTGTGTTGATAGAGGTAGTAGCCCTCTTTTACTTGCCAGTCTAGAAGGACCTTACCGTCTTGCTGGTAGTAATTGAAAGGGAAAGCCTGGTCTACAGGGACAAAACCGTTGTTATTGCCTCCGAAGCTTGGCTCGGCGTTGTTGTTTCCAAAAAGCGCCCACGCAGGCTGGGTGTACAGGGAAACACAAACAAAAAGTAATGTGGCAAGTCGTCGCATACTATTTAGTCATCAAAATGGAGTTGAAGGTATCTTAACTCAATCAGACCGTAATAGTTTGTGATTAGTTTCATCGACCAGCAAATATCCGCTAGGGCGGGTGAGCCACTTTTTTAGGCTGTCGAGAGAGGGTTAGCTGCGCAACTGCAGTAACAGCCCTTGCCAATAAGACATTTAGGCAACACCTAAGCGTGCTCTTACTACTTGTTCACAAGCATCAATGTTCATCGTGTCTTTCGGGATAATTAGCACGGTGTCATTGCCGCCAACCGTACCGATAATCTCGGTATGTGGGTCGATATCGACTAATCTTGCGACCAACTGTGCGCAGCCAGGGTTTGTTTTTACGATCACCATCGCTTGGTTGTGAGTAATTAATTCGATTTGTGATGAGATTGAGGCATCGACACGCACAGGCGCGCTTTCAACCGTGATGCAGTAAACCTTTTTACCACAGGCATTCTGAATTTTGACAACGCCAAGCTGTGACAAAATGCGAGAGACGGTCGATTGGCTGATACCTGTATAGCCAATGTCGACCAGTTTCTCGCGCAGTTGGTTCTGGGTCGAGAAGCTTTGTTGTTGTAGTAAGCGTTTGCACGCGGCAGTCAGTGTTTTATCTTCAGCTGAATACAAGCAACCGTGCTCAGTGATTTCGTTCATGAACAACTCCTTAAGGTCAAACTGTGGATATCGCTTGTCCATAGCGCTGAGCGCACTCCCAAAGCCGTAGAGTACGATGATTAATTAGGCTTACCGATGAATCCCGAAGTAGAGAAGGAAGGGTATGCGAGATGTATGATCATCTATACATTGAGTCTACCACTAAAGAATAGTTATCTTTTTGAAGGTGATCACCAAACAAAATTCTGGTTAATTGCTTTTTTTGTGGGGTTTTATTCTTTGACTAAATGGATATTTATTCCGTGTTGGGAATAAATATCCATAAACTTTAAATGGTTTTTGTTGCGGAGGTAGTAGCGCTAAGGGTTAGCGAATTTCACTCATGATCTCGCGAGAGAATACTTTTTCACAATAGTGACATTTTAGCTGTACGTTTTCGTGTTTTAGCTGCACTTTAAAGCTACTTTCGACAGGTTCACCGTGTGAAATACAGTTGCTATTTGGGCAGGCGAACACACTGTTGATTTGTTCTGGCAGAACAAGTGTGAGCTTGTTGACCACTTTGTACTCTTCAATCTGATTCACAGTCGCTTGTGGAGCGTACAGAGCCAATTGATTGGCTTGTTCCTTGGTCAGAAAGATGTTCTCAATCTTGATTAGGTCTTTGTTGCCGAGCGCTGATGATGGCAGATTTAACCCCATGGTGATGCGTTGCTCTGTTTTATGCAGCTTGAACAGTTTGAGAATTTTAATCCCAAGATGAGCAGGGATGTGGTCAATCACGCTGCCGTTACGGATCGCTTCTACTTGTAGCTGAGTTTGTTTAACCATGACTGTATCTCCTGCTTATAAAGTGTCGTTTAGAACTAGGGCTAATAAAGCTTCACGTGCATACACACCGTTTTCAGCTTGTTCGAAGTAGTAAGCGTGTGGCGTTTTATCAACGTCAGTGGTGATTTCGTCGACGCGTGGCAGTGGGTGAAGTACCTTCATGTTTTGACGAGCGTTTTTCAATGTATCGGCGGTTAGGATGTAAGCCGACTTCATGTGTGCGTATTCCGATGCATCAAAGCGCTCTTTCTGTACGCGAGTCATGTACAGGACATCCAGTTCAGGCACCACCTCTTCAATGCTGCTGTGGGTGCTGTATTGGATACCCATCTCTTCTAATTCTTCACAGATATAATCTGGCATCGCTAACACTTCTGGCGCGATAAAGAAGAAACGCACGTTATTGAATTTTGATAGTGCTTGCGTCAATGAGTGCACAGTTCGGCCATATTTTAGGTCGCCGACGAACGCCACATTGAGGTTATCAAGCGTACCTTGTGTTTCGTAAATCGAGAACAGATCCAACAAGGTTTGAGTTGGGTGCTGGTTGGCACCGTCGCCGCCATTCACCACCGGAACACCGTTTGAAAATTCTGAGGCCAAACGTGCTGCGCCTTCTTGTGGGTGACGCATCACAAAGGCATCGACATAAGATGAAATAACCTGCACCGAATCGGCAAGCGTTTCACCTTTCTTCGCTAGTGAGGTGTTGCCGCCATTATCAAAACCGATGACGGTGCCGCCAAGGCGCTGAACCGCGGTTTCGAATGAGAGGCGAGTTCGAGTTGAAGGCTCAAAGAAGCAGCTCGCAACGACTTTATTTTTCAGCAACTCAGGGTTTGGCTCTGCCTTGAGCCTTGCTGCGGTGTCGACGATAAGCTCCAGTTCATTACGAGTGAGCTCAGGTATGGAGATGATGTGCTTGTTAAATAACGAATGCGCCATAACGGGTCTTCCTTCTATGCATACAGTCAAATTGCGGACAAAAAAAAGCCCCCTAAAAATAGGAGGCTTCGAAACGATCAATAGAGCAAAATAAAAATGACACCACCGCCACTCTTTGGCGTGTAGTTTGACAATAATGTGCGACAGAATTGCGGTTCATTTTTTGCTCTCTTAAGACAAATTGCGGAGGATTATACTCAG
Proteins encoded in this region:
- a CDS encoding DUF4212 domain-containing protein, encoding MAFESTEHAQAYWKENLGIMGTLLAVWFAVSYGAGILFVDALNTVQFGGFKLGFWFAQQGSIYTFVALIFIYVVRMNALDKKYNVQED
- a CDS encoding potassium/proton antiporter yields the protein MDAITINHLFLTGAVLIAISVLFSQVSSRLGVPILLIFLFVGMLAGEDGPGGINFDDYSLTYLVSNLALAVILLDGGMRTKVASFKVAFWPSLSLATIGVACTATLTGLMAAWLFELSLMQGILVGAIVGSTDAAAVFSLLKGQSLNERVGSTLEIESGTNDPMAVFLTVTLIALLGNPEPEMGMNFLLKSFAMQFGIGTLVGIGGGWVLWSLINRVKLADGLYSILVLSGGVALFAFSNMLGGSGILSIYLVGLFIGNRPTRSRHSILNVLDGMTWLSQIVMFLVLGLLVTPSTLMDIAIPALALAFGMILFARPISVWLGLLPFRRFTTKERWFVSWVGLRGAVPIILAVFPMMAGLQNAQLYFNIAFFVVMVSLIVQGGSLMKVARLAKVTLPPTPTPISRTGIEIYPTSEWEMFVYKLKEDKWCIGEPLKRLSMPEGTRITALFRKDALLHPSGSTVLEANDILCVLGQDKDLDSLSELFSEAPLAEDTARFFGDFFLDVGLSVAAVSDCYGIELGSEQEREMTLKQLVVQELGAHPVLGDNFKWNGINWVVAEINDYKVVKLGLCLPKTTLGKDIDEV
- a CDS encoding response regulator is translated as MDSTYTIIIADDHPLFRNALFQSVHMAISGANLLEADSLDALLTLLKKEDEPDLLLLDLKMPGANGMSGLIQLRAEYPDLPIVVISASEEASVVSQVKSHGAFGFIPKSSDMRELVSALNQVLNGDPFFPEGLITNNAACTDLAEKISTLTPQQYKVLGMLSDGLLNKQIAYELNVSEATIKAHMTAIFRKLDVKNRTQAVILLQEVHN
- a CDS encoding protein-disulfide reductase DsbD, yielding MRRLATLLFVCVSLYTQPAWALFGNNNAEPSFGGNNNGFVPVDQAFPFNYYQQDGKVLLDWQVKEGYYLYQHSLSFTGQNLAIGNVEMEDGQPHQDEFFGEVSIYTQPLFVQVPLQSYQDGSKLVVKYQGCADAGFCYPPETRIIDIEPFTASGSSDSQANAVSQESSAVNNEADASMQQASPKADVANNTTPQSSAPVSKEASLADKLGDSWWTPLLFLALGVGLAFTPCVLPMYPILTGIVLGGGKLSQGRALMLSFIYVQGMALTYTLLGLVVASAGMQFQAAMQHPYVLIALSVLFVALAMSMFGVYNLQLPSSIQTWLNNQSNKQQGGNTLGVFAMGAISGLVCSPCTTAPLSGALLYVAQSGDLLTGAIALYALAMGMGIPLILVAVFGNKLLPKAGSWMDKVKVVFGFILLAAPIFLLERIIPELWATVLWSGLGFIAFGWLYHSKNALPFGDWKQSAVGIIAMLGLFASAQPALNYWFAEKSVVVEQQIQFARVNTVEELEIQIIEAKKLGKPVMLDFYADWCVACKEFEKYTFHRADVENKLSDFVLLQADVTRNMPQDIELLKQLQVLGLPTIEFWDGEGNHVPNARVTGFMPADVFLKHMQDHQL
- a CDS encoding arginine repressor — translated: MNEITEHGCLYSAEDKTLTAACKRLLQQQSFSTQNQLREKLVDIGYTGISQSTVSRILSQLGVVKIQNACGKKVYCITVESAPVRVDASISSQIELITHNQAMVIVKTNPGCAQLVARLVDIDPHTEIIGTVGGNDTVLIIPKDTMNIDACEQVVRARLGVA
- the pyrI gene encoding aspartate carbamoyltransferase regulatory subunit, with translation MVKQTQLQVEAIRNGSVIDHIPAHLGIKILKLFKLHKTEQRITMGLNLPSSALGNKDLIKIENIFLTKEQANQLALYAPQATVNQIEEYKVVNKLTLVLPEQINSVFACPNSNCISHGEPVESSFKVQLKHENVQLKCHYCEKVFSREIMSEIR
- the pyrB gene encoding aspartate carbamoyltransferase, with protein sequence MAHSLFNKHIISIPELTRNELELIVDTAARLKAEPNPELLKNKVVASCFFEPSTRTRLSFETAVQRLGGTVIGFDNGGNTSLAKKGETLADSVQVISSYVDAFVMRHPQEGAARLASEFSNGVPVVNGGDGANQHPTQTLLDLFSIYETQGTLDNLNVAFVGDLKYGRTVHSLTQALSKFNNVRFFFIAPEVLAMPDYICEELEEMGIQYSTHSSIEEVVPELDVLYMTRVQKERFDASEYAHMKSAYILTADTLKNARQNMKVLHPLPRVDEITTDVDKTPHAYYFEQAENGVYAREALLALVLNDTL